The proteins below come from a single Chryseobacterium capnotolerans genomic window:
- a CDS encoding cupin domain-containing protein: MTKTILLIAFMLISITATAQKSQIARKELLKASMNQKITTAEVQEITMAGGQAAPKHLHPCPVIGIIKSGEAVFQIEGQESMVLHEGDAFYEPKNVTILHFDNASKEKPLVFTAMYLKEGHEENIQFLNK; the protein is encoded by the coding sequence ATGACGAAAACAATCCTACTTATTGCTTTCATGCTGATATCTATAACAGCGACGGCTCAAAAAAGCCAGATAGCCAGAAAAGAATTGCTGAAAGCTTCAATGAACCAAAAAATCACTACTGCTGAAGTTCAGGAGATAACAATGGCTGGAGGGCAGGCTGCTCCCAAACACTTGCATCCATGTCCGGTAATAGGAATTATAAAGTCTGGTGAAGCTGTTTTTCAGATAGAAGGACAGGAGAGTATGGTTCTTCATGAAGGAGATGCCTTCTATGAGCCTAAAAATGTTACTATTCTTCATTTTGATAATGCCTCGAAAGAAAAGCCATTGGTTTTTACGGCAATGTATTTGAAAGAAGGACATGAAGAAAACATACAGTTTTTAAATAAATAA